The stretch of DNA TTCCAAAAGGAAGCTACACATTGCCTGTAAATGGTTGGCAGGATAATAATTCGTGGTGGATGAATGCCTATCCGGGTGGATCTTTTAATCACTATGAAGGAAGGAACAACCAACGGCTTAGGGCGTACAACCGCCTGGATGTTGGGCTTAAATATACCGTCCCTGACAGCAAGTGGGATTCAGAATGGCGTCTGGATATATATAATTTATACAGCCGAAGGAATGCTTATTTTATTTATCCGGTTAAAGAAAAAAACCCGAACAACAACCTCACAAGAACCTATGCCCGGCAAGTTTCCCTTTTTCCAATGATCCCTTCTATCAGTTATAATTTTAAATTTTAGAAAAATGAGAATTCTTAATATTTGTTTCTTTATTTCAACTCTGTTTTTTTATGCCTGCCAGGAAACCATCGAGATTCCTTATGAGGACTATGATGAAAAAATTGTAGTGTATTGCATGCTGGAGCCAGGGAAACCGCCCCAGGCCAATATCATGGAGAGCAAGGGGTTGGACACACCAGACGAATTGCAGGGTTCGGTTGTTTTTTTAAATGATGCAGTAGTTACCTTATTTGAAGGCACCACTGCTCATCCAATGTATTTGGTAAAAGGGGTTGAGCAGTTGCCCGATGGTGGAGATACTTATTACTTTACAGACACTGGTGTAACTATTGAGATTGGTAAAAGCTACCGTTTGGAAGTGATGCAGGGCGGCAGGCTGGTAAGTGGTGAAACTTATGTCCCGGCCCAGGTCCCGGTTACTTCGGTAACCCATGATGTGGTGAGCATTGATTACGAGGATCCTTCTGGTTATATTAGCGGTACAATAAGGATTAAATATTTCTTTGATAATCCTGCAGGAATAGGGGACAATTTTGAAGTAGTAAATTTTAACGATGTTTCATTTAGCCTAAGCAATTATGATGTTGAAAGTATTTTGCGCGATTCAATCCAGGAAAGGCACGAGAATGAGGTGCTGTATTATTTCTCTTCACAAGCCCATGAGGTACAGCTAATCGCTTACACGATAAATTATCCAAAAACCACTGCGGATTTCATAGAATCCCTGGCCAGTGCGAAATACTCCGGGCAAGATCCCTTTTCTGAG from Bacteroidia bacterium encodes:
- a CDS encoding DUF4249 family protein, with amino-acid sequence MRILNICFFISTLFFYACQETIEIPYEDYDEKIVVYCMLEPGKPPQANIMESKGLDTPDELQGSVVFLNDAVVTLFEGTTAHPMYLVKGVEQLPDGGDTYYFTDTGVTIEIGKSYRLEVMQGGRLVSGETYVPAQVPVTSVTHDVVSIDYEDPSGYISGTIRIKYFFDNPAGIGDNFEVVNFNDVSFSLSNYDVESILRDSIQERHENEVLYYFSSQAHEVQLIAYTINYPKTTADFIESLASAKYSGQDPFSEVSEVVSTISGGIGLFGARTVSDTTTWDLKLK